A genomic region of Zalophus californianus isolate mZalCal1 chromosome 1, mZalCal1.pri.v2, whole genome shotgun sequence contains the following coding sequences:
- the LOC118357372 gene encoding 60S ribosomal protein L32-like codes for MAALRPLVKPKIVKKRTKKFIRHQSDRYVKIKRNWWKPRGIDNRVRRRFKGQILMPNIGYGSNKKTKHMLPSGFRKFLVHNVKELEVLLMCNKSYCAEIAHNVSSKNRKAIVERAAQLAIRVTNPNARLCSEENE; via the coding sequence ATGGCTGCCCTCAGACCTCTGGTGAAGCCCAAGATCgttaaaaagaggaccaagaagttCATCCGGCACCAGTCAGACCGCTATGTCAAAATTAAGCGCAACTGGTGGAAACCCAGAGGCATTGACAATAGGGTGCGCAGAAGATTCAAGGGCCAGATCTTGATGCCCAACATTGGTTACgggagcaacaagaaaacaaagcacatgttgCCCAGTGGCTTCCGGAAGTTCCTAGTCCACAACGTTAAGGAGCTTGAAGTGCTGCTGATGTGCAACAAATCTTACTGTGCAGAGATTGCTCACAATGTCTCCTCCAAGAACCGCAAAGCTATTGTGGAAAGAGCAGCCCAGCTGGCAATCAGAGTCACCAATCCCAACGCCAGGCTGTGCAgcgaagaaaatgaatag